A region of the Vibrio rumoiensis genome:
AAGGTTACGAATGTGGCGAGCTGTTACACGACGACCAGCTTCTACGTATACGGTACCATTTGATTCAATATCAAATGATGCGGTTTCACCACGTAGACGATCTGGTACCAACTCCATTAATAGAGTTTGGTCTTTCACTTCAAAGCGCACTTTTTCAAAGAAGATATCTAAGATTTCTTCTGTTGTTTTATGCAGCGCACGCAAAATAATTGATGCAGGAAGCTTACGACGACGGTCAATACGCACGTATAGGTTATCTTTCGGATCGAATTCAAAATCCAACCACGAACCACGGTAAGGAATGACACGTGCGTTATAAAGCACTTTTCCTGACGAATGGGTTTTACCCTTATCGCTGTCGAAGAACACGCCTGGGCTTCGGTGCAACTGGGATACGATAACCCTCTCGGTACCATTAATTACGAAGGTACCATTGTCTGTCATAAGTGGAATTTCACCCATGTAGACTTCTTGTTCTTTGATGTCTTTTACGGTACCTGCTGGTGCGTCTTTATCAAACACCACTAAGCGCAGTTTAACGCGTAGCGGCTTCGAATAAGTGACGCCACGGATTTGACATTCTTTAACATCAAATACAGGCTCACCAAGACGGTAGCTAACGTATTGCAGCTCAGAATTGCCGTTATAGCTCTGAATTGGAAAAACAGAACGGAAGGCAGCTTCAAGACCATATTGACCTTCAGGATCCTGTTCAATGAACTTGTCGAATGAATCGAGCTGGATCGATAGCAAATATGGAACGTCCAAAACTTGTGGACGCTTACCAAAATCCTTACGGATGCGCTTTTTCTCGGTATAAGAGTAAACCATGGGGTTCCTCAGCTAGCTGATAAGTGACCCGAACTACCCAATCTCATTGCCATCAATCATATTGATAGAATGGGGATAGTGACTAACAACACTGTTTTCTCTGGACACCCTAACCTCATCTGAAAGAAGACTTCAGCAGAACCTTAGTAGTGTTTTTTGCTTGAATATAGACATCTAAACAGCGGGAAAATTAGTCTATACCCTACAGCGCAAAAAGGCCGGTGGTTAATTAACCACCAGCCATTAGCCTTTCGGCTAAGAAATCAAGTATAAATTACTTAACTTCAACAGAAGCACCAGCTTCTTCTAGTTGTGCTTTAAGAGCTTCAGCTTCTTCTTTAGAAACACCTTCTTTAAGCGGAGCTGGAGCACCGTCAACTAGACCTTTAGCTTCTTTAAGACCTAGGCCAGTTGCGCCACGTACTGCTTTGATAACAGCAACTTTGTTACCGCCAGCAGCAGTTAGGATTACGTCAAATTCAGTTTGCTCTTCAGCAGCGTCACCGCCAGCTGCGCCGCCAGCAACAACAGCTGCTGCAGCAGAAACGCCGAATTTTTCTTCCATAGCTTCGATAAGCTCAACAACTTGCATTACAGACATTTCTGCAACTGCGTCTAGGATTTGCTCGTTAGTAATAGACATAACAATTCTCTTTTAAGTTAACAATAAGTTTATTTAGCAATCAATAAAAAGCAAGGCTTATGCAGCGTCTTGTTTTTGATCGCGAACAGCAGCGATAGTACGTACCAACTTGCCAGCAGAAGCTTCTTTCATACACATCATTAAGCGTGCAATTGCTTCGTCGTAAGTAGGTAGTGTCGCTAGTACATCAGCGTCAGCTAATGCGCCTTCAAATGCAGCAGCTTTGATCTCAAATTTTTTGTTCTCTTTTGCGAAGTCTTTAAAAAGACGCGCAGCAGCACCTGGGTGCTCATTAGAGAAACCGATCAAAGTAGGACCAACGAATACGTCTGCTAGACATTCGTAGTCTGTACCAACTACTGCACGACGTGCTAATGTGTTACGAACAACTTTCAAGTAAACACCCGCTTCGCGAGCTTGTTTACGTAGAGAAGTCATCGCGCCAACAGCAACGCCACGAGAGTCAGCAACAACTGCAGAAAGTGCACCACTGGCTGCTTCGTTAACTTCAGCAACAATTGCTTGTTTGTCTTGAAGATTTAAAGCCATTTGGATTTACTCCTGGTTGTAGTTACACCACTCACTGATAATTCAATGAGCGTTCTTACGGTGCATTCCCAAATGAATATTTCTTTACAAAAATACGACCATCCGTTCGGGCACCATCTACGTAGGCAGTATTAAGTTAAACAATATATTATTGCTTAACGCCTACGGTCTTGGATGGAAGCATCATTTGCTCTGCCTTTGTCGAAAAAGACTTAGGCAAAATAAGTAACACTCCAACCATAATTAGGCGCAAAATTATACACAAATTCTACGCCTAAGCAAATTAATTAAGCAACTGTTGTTTTAAGAGTCGCTTGATCAACTGCAACACCAGCACCCATAGTGGTAGAGATGCTTACTTTCTTAAGGAAAGTACCTTTCGCTGAAGAAGGTTTTGCTTTCTTAAGCGCAACTAATAGAGCTTCTAAGTTCTCTTGTAGTTGGTTTGCTTCGAAAGTAGCTTTACCAATTGTAGTGTGGATGATGCCATTTTTGTCGTTACGGTAACGAACCTGACCAGCTTTAGCATTCTTAACTGCTTCAGCAACGTTAGGAGTTACAGTACCAACTTTAGGGTTAGGCATAAGGCCACGTGGACCTAAGATAGTACCTAGTTGACCAACAACACGCATTGCATCAGGAGAAGCAACAACAACGTCGAAGTTCATTTCGCCTTTTTTCACTAGCTCAGCTAGATCTTCCATACCAACGATGTCTGCGCCAGCTGCTTTAGCGGCTTCAGCGTTTGCACCTTGAGTGAACACTGCTACGCGGATGTCACGACCAGTACCATGTGGAAGTACAGTTGCGCCACGAACGTTTTGGTCTGATTTACGAGCATCGATGCCTAGGTTGACAGCAACGTCTACGCTTTCTACGAATTTAGCTGTTGCTAGTTCTTTTAGAAGAGCGATAGCTTCGTTGATTTCGTATTCTTTAGTCACATCCACTTTGCCGCGGATAGTTTTCATACGCTTAGTAAGTTTTGCCATGATCTTATCCCTCTACCACTAGGCCCATTGAACGAGCAGTACCCGCGATAGAACGCTTCATCGCTTCGATGTCTGCGCCAGTCATATCTGCAGCTTTAGTTTCAGCAATCTCTTGGATCTGAGCATCAGTAATAGTACCAACTTTCTCAGTGTTCGGACGGCCAGAACCAGACTTAATGCCAGCAGCTTTCTTAAGAAGAACAGCAGCAGGTGGAGTCTTAGTTACAAATGTGAAAGAACGGTCGTTGTATACAGAGATAACAACTGGAGTTGGAAGACCTTTCTCAATAGATTCTGTTTTTGCGTTAAACGCTTTACAGAATTCCATGATGTTTACACCATGTTGACCTAGTGCTGGACCAACCGGTGGACTTGGGTTTGCCATACCAGCTGCAACTTGCAGTTTGATATAAGCTTCTACTTTCTTAGCCATTTTAATTCCTAATTTTTTGGGTACAAACGCTAATCGCTCGATCAGCTCCCCGCTAGCTTTACATTAATACCTGTAAAAAGGCGCGAAATTATAGTCAAACCTCACGCCAAAAACAAGTCTTTTGATGCTTTATTAAACAAACTTATTAGTCTGCTTTTTCAACCTGACTGAATTCAAGCTCAACGGGAGTTGCACGACCAAAGATCGATACAGACACTTTCAAGCGGCTTTTTTCATAGTCAACTTGTTCAACCGTACCATTGAAATCAGCAAATGGTCCTTCAGTAACGCGAACCACTTCACCTGCTTCAAATAACGTTTTCGGTCTTGGAGCTTCGCTCGCCTGCTCTAAACGATTCAAGATAGCTTCCGCTTCTTTATCCGTAATTGGAGCTGGACGGTCAGAGGTTCCACCAATAAAGCCCATAACACGTGGAATACTACGTACTAAGTGCCATGAATCATCATTCATTACCATTTGAACTAACACGTAGCCTGGAAAGAATTTACGTTCACTCTTACGACGTTGACCAGCGCGCATTTCCACCACTTCTTCAGTAGGTACTAATACATCACCGAAAAACTCTTCCATAGCGTGCATTTTGATATGTTCGCGAAGAGATTGTGCAACACGGCCTTCAAACCCAGAAAAGGCCTGAACGACATACCAGCGTTTTTTTGGTGCTTCACTCATGTTTAAAACCCCTTACACTCCAGTAGCTAGAGCAATTAAACGGACCATAATGCCGTCAATTCCCCATAACAATAGAGCCATTACAATACTTACAGCTAATACGATAAATGTCGTTTGCATTGTTTCTTGGCGTGTAGGCCAAACCACTTTGCGAACTTCAAGTTTTGCTTCTCGAGCAAACACGATCGTAGCTTTACCTTTCGTTGTTAATGCGGCAACACCAAGGGCTGCAGCAATCAAAATAACAACGGCTGCTGCACGAATTGCAACAGACATTTCACCATACAGGTAATTTCCCACAACAGCAGCAGCTAGCAGTGCAAAAGTGATAAACCACTTAAAAGCATCTGCCGCTTTTGAGCTCTCATGAGTTTCGGCTTTGGCTTTCATAAACAAACCTGTGAAAAGTTTTACTTAAAAACGACAATAACCCCGCGACTGGCAGGGCTAACTCATTAGTTTAGGACAAGCCATCAACTAAATAAATTAGATATAAATCTAATACAATTCTTTGCTGAGTCAGTTACAAAACGACCAATTTATGCCTTCATTTTGTTCAGCGTAGAAAAAGGGCATCAAATGATGCCCTTTTTGATAGTCGTTAGTCAAATACAATTCGTATTTAAACTTAAAGTTTGGCTAATTAAGCGATAACTTTCGCTACAACACCAGCACCAACTGTACGGCCACCTTCACGGATAGCAAAACGTAGACCTTCGTCCATCGCGATTGGCGCGATTAGAGTAACTGTCATTTGTACGTTATCACCAGGCATTACCATCTCAACACCTTCTGGTAGTTGGATGTCGCCAGTTACGTCAGTTGTACGGAAGTAGAACTGTGGACGGTAACCTTTGAAGAATGGAGTATGACGACCACCTTCATCTTTCGAAAGTACGTATACTTCTGATTCGAAAGTTGTGTGTGGGTTGATTGAACCTTTAGCAGCCAATACTTGACCACGTTCAACGTCATCACGCTTAGTACCACGTAGAAGTGCACCAACGTTCTCACCTGCACGACCTTCGTCAAGCAGTTTACGGAACATTTCAACACCAGTACAAGTCGTCAATGTAGTATCTTTGATACCAACGATTTCTACTTCGTCACCTACACGTAGGATACCACGCTCGATACGACCAGTTACAACAGTACCACGACCTTGAATTGAGAATACATCTTCAATTGGTAGTAAGAACGGTTGGTCTACTGCACGCTCTGGCTCTGGGATGTAAGAATCTAGTGCTTCAGCAAGCTCAATGATTTTTGCTTCCCATTGCTCTTCGCCGTTTAGTGCGCCTAGAGCTGAACCTTGGATTACTGGTAAATCATCACCTGGGTAATCGTATTCAGAAAGAAGTTCACGAACTTCCATTTCAACTAGCTCAAGAAGCTCTTCATCATCAACCATGTCACATTTGTTCATGAATACGATGATGTAAGGGATACCAACCTGACGACCAAGTAGGATGTGCTCACGAGTTTGTGGCATAGGACCATCAGTTGCAGCAACTACTAGGATACCGCCGTCCATTTGCGCAGCACCAGTGATCATGTTTTTAACATAATCGGCGTGTCCTGGGCAGTCTACGTGTGCGTAGTGACGTGCTGGAGTATCGTACTCAACGTGAGAAGTTGCGATTGTGATACCACGCTCGCGCTCTTCTGGAGCGTTATCGATAGATGCGAAGTCTTTAGCTACACCGCCGTACACTTTTGCAAGTGTAGTACAGATAGCAGCAGTAAGAGTTGTTTTACCGTGGTCAACGTGGCCGATAGTACCAACGTTTACGTGCGGTTTCGTACGTTCAAATTTTTCTTTAGACATGGATAGTCCCTCTAGGTACGGATTTAGGTGGCTTTGATGACCACGTAACCAAAAAAATGGTAATTAAGTATATATCAAAAGGAAAACATTGCTTAGAACTGGTGCTGATAGGCGGATTTGAACCGCCGACCTCACCCT
Encoded here:
- the rplL gene encoding 50S ribosomal protein L7/L12, which codes for MSITNEQILDAVAEMSVMQVVELIEAMEEKFGVSAAAAVVAGGAAGGDAAEEQTEFDVILTAAGGNKVAVIKAVRGATGLGLKEAKGLVDGAPAPLKEGVSKEEAEALKAQLEEAGASVEVK
- the rplJ gene encoding 50S ribosomal protein L10, whose protein sequence is MALNLQDKQAIVAEVNEAASGALSAVVADSRGVAVGAMTSLRKQAREAGVYLKVVRNTLARRAVVGTDYECLADVFVGPTLIGFSNEHPGAAARLFKDFAKENKKFEIKAAAFEGALADADVLATLPTYDEAIARLMMCMKEASAGKLVRTIAAVRDQKQDAA
- the rplA gene encoding 50S ribosomal protein L1; protein product: MAKLTKRMKTIRGKVDVTKEYEINEAIALLKELATAKFVESVDVAVNLGIDARKSDQNVRGATVLPHGTGRDIRVAVFTQGANAEAAKAAGADIVGMEDLAELVKKGEMNFDVVVASPDAMRVVGQLGTILGPRGLMPNPKVGTVTPNVAEAVKNAKAGQVRYRNDKNGIIHTTIGKATFEANQLQENLEALLVALKKAKPSSAKGTFLKKVSISTTMGAGVAVDQATLKTTVA
- the rplK gene encoding 50S ribosomal protein L11, translating into MAKKVEAYIKLQVAAGMANPSPPVGPALGQHGVNIMEFCKAFNAKTESIEKGLPTPVVISVYNDRSFTFVTKTPPAAVLLKKAAGIKSGSGRPNTEKVGTITDAQIQEIAETKAADMTGADIEAMKRSIAGTARSMGLVVEG
- the nusG gene encoding transcription termination/antitermination protein NusG, with product MSEAPKKRWYVVQAFSGFEGRVAQSLREHIKMHAMEEFFGDVLVPTEEVVEMRAGQRRKSERKFFPGYVLVQMVMNDDSWHLVRSIPRVMGFIGGTSDRPAPITDKEAEAILNRLEQASEAPRPKTLFEAGEVVRVTEGPFADFNGTVEQVDYEKSRLKVSVSIFGRATPVELEFSQVEKAD
- the secE gene encoding preprotein translocase subunit SecE, giving the protein MKAKAETHESSKAADAFKWFITFALLAAAVVGNYLYGEMSVAIRAAAVVILIAAALGVAALTTKGKATIVFAREAKLEVRKVVWPTRQETMQTTFIVLAVSIVMALLLWGIDGIMVRLIALATGV
- the tuf gene encoding elongation factor Tu; this encodes MSKEKFERTKPHVNVGTIGHVDHGKTTLTAAICTTLAKVYGGVAKDFASIDNAPEERERGITIATSHVEYDTPARHYAHVDCPGHADYVKNMITGAAQMDGGILVVAATDGPMPQTREHILLGRQVGIPYIIVFMNKCDMVDDEELLELVEMEVRELLSEYDYPGDDLPVIQGSALGALNGEEQWEAKIIELAEALDSYIPEPERAVDQPFLLPIEDVFSIQGRGTVVTGRIERGILRVGDEVEIVGIKDTTLTTCTGVEMFRKLLDEGRAGENVGALLRGTKRDDVERGQVLAAKGSINPHTTFESEVYVLSKDEGGRHTPFFKGYRPQFYFRTTDVTGDIQLPEGVEMVMPGDNVQMTVTLIAPIAMDEGLRFAIREGGRTVGAGVVAKVIA